DNA from Parageobacillus thermoglucosidasius:
GTCGTGCAACTTCCACCTGAAATACTTTGTGGTAAAATAGTGCCTTTTGATTTGCTACCTTTTGACACATTGGTTGTTACAGATGGATCTGTGTACTCAGTTTGTGCAGCAGAGCCATCAGGGAAGAAATATGTAATTTTAGTAGTATCTCCATTAACAACTTTAACTGTATTTACAGCGTCTTCAGGACTTAACACATCTGCATCCAATACTTCACCATTTTTCAATTTAGCGATTAATTCTTCTGCTTTCTCAGGTGCAACCCCCATTTCAATTTGTCTTTGCTTAATAAGATCATAGTCCTCCTGGGTGTACCCTAAGACTTCGTGTTGTTCTGTGTTGTTAGTTTGAACTGCTTCCGCCTTGGTGATGGTGGCGCTCGAAAATGCTAGCCCAAATACAACAGCTAATGGTAACAATTTGCAGTTTGGTTAATTTTCTCATTTTTCCTCTCCCCTCTATTTTTTAATTTCAATTTCAACCGTATTATACAATATTTTTATTAAATGTAAATATATTCAATATTAATAATTTTTTTCTTTTTTTGATTTACTAAATAGAAATCTGAATACTAGGAAAACGAATGCGATAGAGACTAAAATAATAAGAATTGAAGAGGATTGAAAGACAAAATCACCAATTTTCATTTTTATCACTCCCATTTCTTGATTTAATTAACAATATATAAAAATTATAAAACATTAAATTTAAATTAGTCATTAATTTTCTGACAATTTAGGGACTTACATGACAACTAAAGTTGGTAGAGATTTTTATTTTATATTCCAGTCATTATGAAAACAATGCTTGAATGCCTCGTTCTTCAAGATCAATATTTATAGAAAATTTTTGGAGATTTAAGAAACTTTAGTACTGCTTACGGTTTTGATACTTCTTTTATCTTAATGGTCGGATTGTCAAAATAGCTTTTTAAGATTTGGACTCATCGGATTATGTGGTGAAAACATATTGATAATTGTATTGGGACAAAAAGTTTATCCCACCAATGAGGGATTCGTTGAATAAGTAGTATGATATTTATAACGGTAACAGAAGACTGGGGGAATGTTATGTTAGGGATAAAAGTAGAAAAATTAAATGATAACTTATGATAGTTGGCTGTTATCGAAAATAGAAATACCCGTTCTGATATTGTAGAAGTAACACTTGACGATATTTATGGTGGGGAGGAGAAAACAGCTATCAAAATTGGTACACCATATGGTGAAACAGATAGAGTTGTTATTCAAACACATTCTAACACCTATATTTTATTTACGACTGATGCCGTCTCCATTAAAATAAAATCTGTTCGTTTATAAACGATGAACTCAAACAGAAATGAAACTCCATTTCATGCAAGTGTAAAAACAAACTTTTGTTTTAAAATAAAGCGACAAAATAACTTTCCACTACAAAATCCGAATACCCATAATTTATAATGTTCTAACATAAATTTTTTGAATTAATCAGTAGCATCTATCCTATTTTTACCAAGGAAGGGGGAATGTCATGGTGGGGGATTTCAACAAAATAGGGATTGGATTTAATTTGAAACATATTCGAGAGAAAAATGAAGAACTTTGGAATAGATACAAGGATAGATTAATCGAAGGTTATCCGGCAATTCGAGAATTGGATCACGTTTATATGAATGAGCTAATAGAGCATATTGATGGAAGGGTTTTATTGGAGTTCTTACGAGAGTGTATGCTAAAAGAATTAGGTGAAGGGATAGATTCATTCAATAATTTTAAGAATTTGGAAGAAAAATGTGAAGGTTAATTTTGACTCTTTTTGCAAATGGGTTAATAAACGGCTGTGTAAATAAATCAAATCTTTAAAAAAGAGGGTGTCCCAAAAGCAGAAAATGGGACACCCTCTTTAAAAGACCCAGTATACGACTTTTTTGTCACTTAACAAATACGAGACGCGTATTTTTATCTTTTATTCGACCGTCACACTCTTCGCCAAGTTGCGTGGTTTATCGACGTCGCAGCCGCGGTGCAATGCCGCGTAGTAGGCGATGAGCTGCAACGGCACGACGGAAACGAGCGGTGTTAGCATCGGATGAACCGCCGGAATGACATAGCGGTCTTCGTCTGTTTCCAAGCCTCTCATTGAAATAATGCATGGATTCGCGCCGCGGGCGACAACTTCTTTGACGTTGCCGCGGATGCTTAAGTTGACGTGCTCTTGCGTCGACAAGGCAACGACCGGAGTGCCGTCTTCGATCAGGGCGATCGTTCCGTGCTTCAATTCTCCGCCGGCGAATCCTTCCGCTTGAATGTAAGAAATCTCTTTTAATTTCAATGCCCCTTCAAGGCATACATAATAGTCAACGGCGCGGCCGATGAAGAAGCAGTTGCGCGTCGTTGATAAATATTCGCGGGCGATTTTTTCCATTTCCTCTTTCGCGTCGCACAACATTTCCATTACATTGGCGATAATGCCAAGCTCTTTTTTCAAGTCGAAGTCCAACGCAATGCCTTTCGCTTTCGCAGCAGCTGTCGCTAAAATCGCAAGTACAGCGATTTGCGCTGTATATGCCTTCGTGGAGGCGACGGCGATTTCCGGGCCGGCATGCAGCAATAGCGTATAATCCGCTTCACGGGAAAGGGTTGAGCCCGGCACGTTTGTTATCGTAATCGCTTTATGGCCGAGTTTCTTTGTTTGAACAAGCACCGCACGGCTGTCCGCTGTTTCCCCGCTTTGAGAAATGTAAATGAACAGCGGTTTTTCAGACAACAGCGGCATATTGTACGAAAACTCGCTGGCAACATGCACTTCGACAGGGATTTTCGCCCATTTCTCGATCAGCTGTTTTCCGACTAATCCCGCATGATAACTTGTACCACAAGCGATAATATATAAACGATCCGCATTGACCACTTCCGCGACTACTTCCGGTGCAATCGTAAGCTGGCCGTTTTCATCTTGATATTTTTGAATGATGCGGCGCATGACAAACGGCTGCTCATCGATTTCTTTCAACATGTAATGCGGATATGTCCCTTTTTCAATGTCACTCGCATCCAACTCCGCTGTAAATGGAGCACGTTCAATGATATCGCCGTTCAAATTTTTAATCGTCATGCTTTCTCTCGTCACTACGACCATTTCTTTATCCATCAATTCGACAAATTGGTTTGTCACTTGCAGCATCGCCATCGCGTCGCTCGCAACGACATTAAAGCCATTGCCAATTCCGACAAGCAGCGGGCTTTTATTTTTCGCGACATAAATAACTTCTTGATTTTCCGCATCAATCATCGCAATCGCATAAGAACCTTTCAGCAAGGTTAACGTTTTGCGGAACGCTTCTTCCACAGAAAGGCCGTCATTCACAAACTTTTCAACAAGCTGCACGATAATTTCCGTATCCGTGTCACTTTTCAGCGCCACATCTTGTAAATACTCCTGTTGCAAAATCGCATAGTTCTCAATAACCCCGTTATGCACGAGCGTGAAGCGACCAGAAGCGCTTTGGTGCGGGTGCGCATTGATGCGGCTCGGAGCGCCGTGTGTCGCCCAGCGCGTATGGCCGATTCCAAGAGTGGCGCTGGTGTTTGGATCAACAACAGCCCGCAAATCGGCAATCCGTCCTTTTTCTTTAAAAAGATGAATTCCTTCCTCGTTCAACATCGCGATGCCTGCGGAGTCATACCCGCGATACTCCAATTTTTCTAATCCGCGCAATAAAATTTCCTTAACATCATGTTGACCGATGTAACCGACAATTCCGCACATAATCGTATTCCTCCCTTATGATTTGGGGAGGCTGCCGCACAAAAGATCCTTCACTATTCTTTTTTCAAGGAACGACGCCAGGGGTCTAGTCCTTTTGCGCAGACAGACTCCCCCCGTTTCCGTGCTTTTGCGATTATGTCCTTCCCTTTGTCCAAAGGGTCACCCCTTTGTTTTAAGAAAGGACTTGCGGCTGTAATCGCAACAACCGGGAGGCATCCGCCGAAACCTCGATAAACCTCCTCCTCGTCAACTAAGCGTTCTTCCGTCCACGCTTAGTCCAGGCGCTTTGAAAATAAATGACAGAATAAAATCCTCTACCCACCTTTCTTTGTTAAAATAATAACAAAATAATATTACAGTACGTTTTTTAAAACGTCAACTGTCATATTATTTCATAAAATAGCCTATGCATAAATAGAATAGAATGTTCCATTTATGCATAGGCTGGTGATAGGATTTCATTTTATTTTACTCTGTTCCCATTTCCTCGCGAATGACAGAGGCAATCCGTTCAACATAGTTCCGGCATGTTTCTTCCGTCGGTGCTTCCACCATCACGCGCACAAGCGGTTCCGTTCCGGACGGACGGACAAGAACGCGGCCGTTTTCGCTCATTTCTTTTTCCACTTCTTGAATTACGGCTTTTACTTTTTCGTTTTCCATCACTTTATGTTTATCGGCCACTTTCACATTCACAAGCAGCTGCGGATATTTTTTCACTTCACTTGCAAGCTCAGAAAGCGGCTTTTCTTTGATTTTCATAATATTAACAAGCTGCAGCGCCGTCAGCAGCCCATCTCCTGTCGTATTGTAATCAAGGAAAATAATATGCCCCGATTGTTCTCCGCCTAAGTTATATCCATTTTTCCTCATTTCCTCCACGACGTAACGGTCGCCGACAGCCGTTTGCACACTTTGGATCCCTTGCGCTTCAAGGGCTTTGTAAAATCCGAGATTGCTCATCACGGTGGAAACGACCGTTTGCTGTTTAAGACGGCCAATTTCTTTTAAATATTTCGCACAAATGTACATAATTTGATCGCCATCCACAATATTTCCGTATTCATCTACCGCAATCAGGCGGTCCCCGTCGCCATCAAAGGCGAGCCCGACGTCTGCGCCTTTTTCTTTAACAAATGCCGCTAACGCTTCCGGATGGGTCGAGCCAACGCCTTCGTTAATGTTAATGCCATTCGGCGATGCGCCCATTGTCACAACATCCGCTTCTAAATCAGCGAATAAATGGGTGGCAAGGGACGAAGTGGCCCCATGTGCACAATCAAGCGCAATTTTGATTCCCGAAAAATCTTCGTCAATCGTCTGTTTTAAGTACTGCAAATACTTTTGGCCGCCTTCAAAATAATCATTCACTTGCCCCAACGCTTCTCCGATCGGCCTTGGCAGCATATCTTCCGGGCTATCAATCAGCGCTTCAATTTCTTGTTCTTGTTCATCAGAAAGTTTAAAACCGTCTGGGCCAAAAAACTTAATTCCATTGTCTTGAACAGGGTTATGTGATGCGGAAATCATAATTCCCGCTTGCGCTCCCAATGCTTTTGTCAAATAAGCAACGCCTGGGGTGGAAATCACGCCAAGGCGCATTACTTCCGCCCCAATCGAAAGCAATCCGGCGACAAGCGCCCCTTCAAGCATATGTCCAGAAATACGTGTATCACGGCCAATCAATACTTTTGGCCGTTTTTCGCTTTTGGTCAATACATAGCCTCCGCAGCGGCCAATTTTAAATGCCAGTTCCGGTGTCAACTCGCGATTCGCGACTCCGCGAACGCCGTCAGTACCAAAATATTTACCCATTATGTCAATCTCTCCTTACGTAAATGAAATTATCGTTCATTAATTTTAATTTTTACATTTTTTTTCGGCAATTCCCATTTGATATTTTGCGGACCATTTAATTCCGCTTTCACTTCATGTTCACCAACGCCTAAATCACTGACATCCACATACAACGTAACATCGTCCGTTTGGATGCTATCCAATACGTCTGGCGCTCCATATAGTTGAACATCCATCTCTCCTTCTTGCGGATCGATAAAATCAACCGTATATTGATCCCCTAATCCTACTACATGAATTGGCACATCCTTTAATGTTTTTGTTTTTTCTTCTTGCACGTCAACCACTATTTTTACTTTGGAAGGATCAACGCTTTTTATTCCTTTCGGCAATGGCACATTCATTTCCAACGTTGTATCTTTTGTAATTTCGTCTAAATGAATCGTAATACCATCAATAAATTCAATGGAATCGATTGTTTCTTTTTCGCCAAAAATCGTCACTTGATTTGGGATGGTTTCGATTTTGACAATGCTTAATCCTTTCCGCAGCGATCCTGTCCGATTAATTTTCAGCGGAACCGTTTTGCTTGGGCTTTTTATCGGAACAGTTACTTCCACTACGGAAGGCTGCACGTCTAAATTCAGCACATTTCCGCGGCTGTCATAAACGGTTACCCGCGATTCTTGTGTCACGGTATCTGTCGCGCCATCTAAATCAATTCTCGCTCTTACCGATGATATGCTATCAATTAACTGTTTGGCACCAGTGATGGTGACAGAGTTTGGTTTGACAAGCGGCTGTTCGATCGTATAGCCTTCCGGCACTTTAGTTTTATTGATCAAATCAACCCCGACAGAGAAGTTTTTAGAAACTTTTTCTTGAATGGTTACTCGTATTGTTGAAGGATGAATTTTAACCTTAAGTTTATCAGAGATATCTTTATATTTTATTGGAACGGTATACGTTCCTAGCGGTAAATCTGTTAAATCGATATATACTTCAAAGTCGCGCTGCAAAGCAGTCGGCTTTACGATGCTTGCAGGTCCTTGCAAAGTGAGATTTACATATTTTGGAATACCGGAAACAATTAAATTTTCTTCATCATAATAAACGACAACAGGAACATTCGTCAGCGTTTCCGTATCTTCCTGCCCCACCGTATTGCGGGTAATCACTCCCGATTTTGTTTCTTTTTCGATATTCGCTGACATATAAAGCATAATCGCTAACAGCAAAGAAAAGATTTTAATAAACCAATGGTTGTTCATTAACTTATCCATCATGTCTCTTCCCCCTCCATTGCCAACGGGATGAGGAGGTCGCCTTCGTGGCTGGCACTAACTCTTTTGTCAGCAACTCCCGAAACTGTTCCGGAGTCAAATCTCGGTGCAGCTCCCCGTTTTTTGTGATCGATACCGCACCGGTCTCTTCTGATACGACGACCGTGATACTATCTGTCACTTCACTGATCCCTAATGCCGCGCGATGCCGCGTTCCAAGCTCTTTTGAAATAAACGGGCTTTCGGAAAGCGGCAAATAGCAGGCAGCCGCTGCAACATGGTTTTTCTGAATAATGACAGCCCCGTCGTGCAACGGAGTGTTAGGGATAAAAATATTAATTAACAGTTCAGAAGAAACACGGGCATTCAAAATAATGCCTGTTTCAATATAATCTCCCATTCCCGTTTCCCGTTCAATGGAAATTAACGCACCAATCCGCCGTTTTGCCATATATTCTGTCGCTTTAATAATTGCCTCAACCATTTTCGTCTGCTCTTCGTCATCATTTGCGCTGCTCCGCGAAAACAGCCTGCCCCGCCCTAGCTGCTCAAGCGCGCGCCGCAATTCCGGCTGGAAGATAATAATAAGCGCGAGAAACCCCCATGTGATTGCCCGGTCCATTAACCATTGCAATGTGCTGAGGCCGAGAAAGTTGCTCACGATATGGACGAGCATAATCAGAATAATCCCTTTTAAAAGCTGGACTGCTTTTGTCCCGCGGATCATCATAATGGATTTATATATGACGTACCAAACGACAAGAATGTCAACGATCTTGCCTAAATAGTTTAAAATCGGGAGCTCTCCGAAAGGCATTTTCACACTTCCTTTATCATCTAATTCCAACATATTGTATTTAAACAGCTCTTTTATTATAACATATCATATAAAAAAGCCATCGAAAAAGATGGCCTTCTATTCGAACACTTCCATAACATCCTTTACTCGCTCTTTAATATTATACCAAATCCATTCAAACACTTGATTAATTTCTTCCAATTCTCCTGTTACTTGTCCCGCAGAAGCTAAATATTTTTCACCATGAATAACGGTAACATTGCCTTCGACTTTCCCTTCGATCTTTATAGAACCGTTGCGAACGACGATGTCTCCTTTAACAACTTCACCTTTCGGAACGATCACAGTATGGCCGCGAATGATGACATTTTCATGTGCCGAAACTGAAAACTGTCTTTGTTCGTTCCATGTAGTAAACAGGCTGCCGATTGTCAAAATAACAAACAGCGAGGCGGCGGTAATGAACGGATGGTTTTGTAGCCACCTTCTCATACGAATCATCTTCTTCTCTTTCGGCAGCTTTGCCATCACACGCGCCGTAAAGTCAGCAGGAGGGATGAGATGGGACGCATGCTGGATAAACGCCACTGTCTTCTTTAATCCGTTAAAATGGTCAGCGCATGCCGAACATTGCTGCAAATGCTCCCTTAATATTTTTGCATCATTCGGCTCAATGTCACCATCTAAGTAGTCATGCATCAGGTTTACAATGTTATGAGGACATTTCATGTTCTTCACCCCTCTCATAAATGGCCCAAATGCTTTCGCAACGCTTCCCTGCCGCGATGAATTCTTGTTTTGACGGTGCCGAGCGGCAAATCCAAAATTTCGCTAATCTCCTGCAACGATAAATCTTCTATATACCTTAATACAATAACGCTGCGATACTTTTCAGGAAGCTTTTCAATCGCTTTTTGCACGGTTTCCTGCAGTTCCAAGCTTTCTAATGTTTCTTCCGGAGAAGCTTCGCTAGAGGAAAGCTGCGAATACATCGTAAGTCCGTCTGTGCCGCTTATCTCTTCGTCTAAATAGGCATCGGGTTTTTTCTTGCGAATTTTATCAATCGCTAAATTGGTGGCAATTCGGTACAGCCATGAAGAAAACTTCATGTTTGGATTATACGTATGAATATTAACATAAGCGCGAATAAACGCCTCTTGAGCAGTATCTTCCGCCTCGTGGCGGTTTCCGAGCATCCGGTAACATAAACGGTATATTTTGTCTTTGTAAAGGTCTACAATATCGGCGTAAGCATTTTGATCCCCTTTTTTGATCGCTTTGATGCGCTTTTTCACGAATATCTCCATATAATACGATACCTCCGCACACTGCGGCTACAGTGTATTACGTTCATGCAAAAAAAAAGTTTCAGACAAACATGTACAATTATTTTACCATATCTGCTTCATCTTTCACTAAACAAAAATAAAACAGCAGATTCTATAAAATCTGCCGTTTTCTGCTTCTACACTAATTTTTCTCCAAAAAGGGACCCCATCAATCCCACCGCGACGGAAGCAGTCTTATTCCGTTCATCTAAAATCGGATTCACTTCTACAAATTCTGCTGATGTAATTAGTTGCGCTTCTGCAAGCATTTCCATTGCCAAATGGCTTTCGCGATAAGTAAGGCCCCCGATAACCGGCGTGCCCACTCCCGGAGCATCGTGCGGATCAAGCCCATCTAAATCAAGAGATAAATGCACGCCGTCTGTCCGTCCTTGCAAATAAGCAATCGTTTCCTCCATCACAGCCGCCATTCCGAGGCGATCTACTTCATGCATCGTATATACCTTAATCCCCTTTTCACGGATTAATTGTTTTTCCCCTTCATCAAGAGAACGGACACCAATAAGAACAACATTTTCCGGTTTTACTTTTGGACTGTATCCGCCGATCTTCGTCAAATATGGATGCCCCAAACCAAGGCACACAGCGAGCGACATCCCATGAATATTCCCTGACGGAGAAGTTTCCGCTGTATTTAAATCGCCATGGGCATCATACCAAATAACTCCCAAATTTTGATAATGCTTTGCGACACCAGCTAATGTCCCGATGGCAATGCTATGGTCGCCGCCAAGCACAAGAGGAAAGCGACCTCTTTGGACTACATCGTCCACCATCTCCGCCAATTTTTCATTTGTTTTTGCAACCGCTTTCAAATTGCGCAAATTAAGCCGTAACCCTTCATCATCAGACCATTCCATTTTTCCAATTGAAACATCGCCCAAATCTTCAATCTCATAATGAAGGCGTTCCAGCCTCTCGATGATTCCTGCATAACGCATGGCGCTCGGCCCCATATCCACACCGCGGCGTGTCTGCCCTAAATCCATTGGCACTCCAATGATCGATACTTTCTTCACACTGTTTCCCCTTTCCATCGTACTGCTCCACTATTGTAATTATTGTAGACGAAAACATCCGACTGACTCAACTTAACAATTTTTTGAATATTTATTCTACAAAAGTCCGAAATCATCACAAAAAAACATCCCATTTCGGAAAAAACGAAATGGGATGTTACGCGAATGGAGCCTATCGGGATCGAACCGATGACCTCCTGCGTGCAAAGCAGGCGCTCTCCCAGCTGAGCTAAGGCCCCGTATTTATTTGTATAAAAGAGCGGAAGACGGGACTTGAACCCGCGACCCCCACCTTGGCAAGGTGGTGTTCTACCACTGAACTACTTCCGCATATCGATGAGCCATGGAGGATTCGAACCTCCGACCCTCTGATTAAAAGTCAGATGCTCTACCTACTGAGCTAATGGCTCATATAGTTAAATGAAAACACTATTTACTTTCGTTGTCCTTCCTCTTCTAGCTGATTCCAATGATGTTCGCAACTTATTCAATGAAGCTAAGGCTTGGCACATCTCTATCCAAGCTAATTAATATGTGGCTGGGCTAGCTGGATTCGAACCAGCGCATCACGGAGTCAAAGTCCGTTGCCTTACCGCTTGGCTATAGCCCAACATCCAGAAGTACCAACCACAAATATTATCACACATAACATAGAAATTTATACTTTTGAAACGCGAAAATGGAGGGGGACGGATTCGAACCGCCGAACCCAAAGGGAGCGGATTTACAGTCCGCCGCGTTTGGCCACTTCGCTACCCCTCCGCATTGCAATGCCGGCTGCAGGACTTGAACCCGCAACCTACTGATTACAAGTCAGTTGCTCTACCAATTGAGCTAAGCCGGCATAAAAAAATCAGCAAATCACAGTAAGCTGGCATGAAAGGTAATGGAGCGCGCTTTGACTCTCCATTTACCTCTCGCTTCTAACTGATATTAGCGTGTCGGGGGCAACTGACAACTGCTTATAATCCAATAACATTATATGGTGGAGGATGACGGGATCGAACCGCCGACCCCTTGCTTGTAAGGCAAGTGCTCTCCCAGCTGAGCTAATCCTCCACAAAAAGAAAGTGACCCGTACGGGATTCGAACCCGTGTTACCGCCGTGAAAGGGCGGTGTCTTAACCACTTGACCAACGGGCCAAAAAACAGCAGGATTGCTAAAGCTTCCAACCGGACTTGAACCGGTGACCTCTTCCTTACCATGGAAGTGCTCTACCAACTGAGCTATGGAAGCATGGCTCCGCAGGCAGGATTCGAACCTGCGACCAATCGGTTAACAGCCGATTGCTCTACCACTGAGCTACTGCGGAATAACAAGTTATTGGTTTATACTCCATTTTTGTTGCCTCTTCCTCTTCTAGCTAATTCAAAGAGGTCAAATGCGTCGAGGCAACTCGTAGCTTATTCAATGGAGCTTAGGCTTGTTGCTCCCCACTGAGCTACTGCGGAATATTTGATAACTTGCCTAGCGACGACCTACTCTCGCAGGGGCGCTGGCCCCAACTACCATCGGCGCTGGAGAGCTTAACTTCCGTGTTCGGAATGGGAACGGGTGTTTCCTCTCCGCTATTGTCACTAGGCAAGTATTTCTACCACAGACAGATATTATTATATTTCAATCATATCTTTTGTCAAGAGGAATTTTTCATTCCCTCAAAACTAGATAACCGTCCGTCTGGAAGAAACCGTTTGGCCAGGCGGCATTCTCCGTTGTTCGTGGTTAAGCCCTCGATCGATTAGTATCCGTCAGCTCCACGTGTCGCCACGCTTCCACCTCGGACCTATCGACCTCGTCATCTTCGAGGGATCTTACTCGCTTGACGCGATGGGAAATCTCATCTTGAGGGGGGCTTCACGCTTAGATGCTTTCAGCGCTTATCCCTTCCGCACATAGCTACCCAGCGGTGCCCCTGGCGGGACAACTGGTACACCAGCGGTGCGTCCATCCCGGTCCTCTCGTACTAAGGACAGCTCCTCTCAAATTTCCTGCGCCCGCGACGGATAGGGACCGAACTGTCTCACGACGTTCTGAACCCAGCTCGCGTACCGCTTTAATGGGCGAACAGCCCAACCCTTGGGACCGACTACAGCCCCAGGATGCGATGAGCCGACATCGAGGTGCCAAACCTCCCCGTCGATGTGGACTCTTGGGGGAGATCAGCCTGTTATCCCCGGGGTAGCTTTTATCCGTTGAGCGATGGCCCTTCCATGCGGAACCACCGGATCACTAAGCCCGACTTTCGTCCCTGCTCGACCTGTCTGTCTCGCAGTCAAGCTCCCTTCTGCCTTTGCACTCTCCGAATGATTTCCAACCATTCTGAGGGAACCTTTGGGCGCCTCCGTTACCTTTTGGGAGGCGACCGCCCCAGTCAAACTGCCCACCTGACACTGTCTCCCACCCCGCTAAGGGGTGCGGGTTAGAATTTCAATACCGCCAGG
Protein-coding regions in this window:
- the rocF gene encoding arginase produces the protein MKKVSIIGVPMDLGQTRRGVDMGPSAMRYAGIIERLERLHYEIEDLGDVSIGKMEWSDDEGLRLNLRNLKAVAKTNEKLAEMVDDVVQRGRFPLVLGGDHSIAIGTLAGVAKHYQNLGVIWYDAHGDLNTAETSPSGNIHGMSLAVCLGLGHPYLTKIGGYSPKVKPENVVLIGVRSLDEGEKQLIREKGIKVYTMHEVDRLGMAAVMEETIAYLQGRTDGVHLSLDLDGLDPHDAPGVGTPVIGGLTYRESHLAMEMLAEAQLITSAEFVEVNPILDERNKTASVAVGLMGSLFGEKLV
- a CDS encoding CdaR family protein; its protein translation is MDKLMNNHWFIKIFSLLLAIMLYMSANIEKETKSGVITRNTVGQEDTETLTNVPVVVYYDEENLIVSGIPKYVNLTLQGPASIVKPTALQRDFEVYIDLTDLPLGTYTVPIKYKDISDKLKVKIHPSTIRVTIQEKVSKNFSVGVDLINKTKVPEGYTIEQPLVKPNSVTITGAKQLIDSISSVRARIDLDGATDTVTQESRVTVYDSRGNVLNLDVQPSVVEVTVPIKSPSKTVPLKINRTGSLRKGLSIVKIETIPNQVTIFGEKETIDSIEFIDGITIHLDEITKDTTLEMNVPLPKGIKSVDPSKVKIVVDVQEEKTKTLKDVPIHVVGLGDQYTVDFIDPQEGEMDVQLYGAPDVLDSIQTDDVTLYVDVSDLGVGEHEVKAELNGPQNIKWELPKKNVKIKINER
- the glmS gene encoding glutamine--fructose-6-phosphate transaminase (isomerizing), producing MCGIVGYIGQHDVKEILLRGLEKLEYRGYDSAGIAMLNEEGIHLFKEKGRIADLRAVVDPNTSATLGIGHTRWATHGAPSRINAHPHQSASGRFTLVHNGVIENYAILQQEYLQDVALKSDTDTEIIVQLVEKFVNDGLSVEEAFRKTLTLLKGSYAIAMIDAENQEVIYVAKNKSPLLVGIGNGFNVVASDAMAMLQVTNQFVELMDKEMVVVTRESMTIKNLNGDIIERAPFTAELDASDIEKGTYPHYMLKEIDEQPFVMRRIIQKYQDENGQLTIAPEVVAEVVNADRLYIIACGTSYHAGLVGKQLIEKWAKIPVEVHVASEFSYNMPLLSEKPLFIYISQSGETADSRAVLVQTKKLGHKAITITNVPGSTLSREADYTLLLHAGPEIAVASTKAYTAQIAVLAILATAAAKAKGIALDFDLKKELGIIANVMEMLCDAKEEMEKIAREYLSTTRNCFFIGRAVDYYVCLEGALKLKEISYIQAEGFAGGELKHGTIALIEDGTPVVALSTQEHVNLSIRGNVKEVVARGANPCIISMRGLETDEDRYVIPAVHPMLTPLVSVVPLQLIAYYAALHRGCDVDKPRNLAKSVTVE
- the glmM gene encoding phosphoglucosamine mutase → MGKYFGTDGVRGVANRELTPELAFKIGRCGGYVLTKSEKRPKVLIGRDTRISGHMLEGALVAGLLSIGAEVMRLGVISTPGVAYLTKALGAQAGIMISASHNPVQDNGIKFFGPDGFKLSDEQEQEIEALIDSPEDMLPRPIGEALGQVNDYFEGGQKYLQYLKQTIDEDFSGIKIALDCAHGATSSLATHLFADLEADVVTMGASPNGININEGVGSTHPEALAAFVKEKGADVGLAFDGDGDRLIAVDEYGNIVDGDQIMYICAKYLKEIGRLKQQTVVSTVMSNLGFYKALEAQGIQSVQTAVGDRYVVEEMRKNGYNLGGEQSGHIIFLDYNTTGDGLLTALQLVNIMKIKEKPLSELASEVKKYPQLLVNVKVADKHKVMENEKVKAVIQEVEKEMSENGRVLVRPSGTEPLVRVMVEAPTEETCRNYVERIASVIREEMGTE
- the rsiW gene encoding anti-sigma-W factor RsiW, giving the protein MKCPHNIVNLMHDYLDGDIEPNDAKILREHLQQCSACADHFNGLKKTVAFIQHASHLIPPADFTARVMAKLPKEKKMIRMRRWLQNHPFITAASLFVILTIGSLFTTWNEQRQFSVSAHENVIIRGHTVIVPKGEVVKGDIVVRNGSIKIEGKVEGNVTVIHGEKYLASAGQVTGELEEINQVFEWIWYNIKERVKDVMEVFE
- the cdaA gene encoding diadenylate cyclase CdaA; its protein translation is MPFGELPILNYLGKIVDILVVWYVIYKSIMMIRGTKAVQLLKGIILIMLVHIVSNFLGLSTLQWLMDRAITWGFLALIIIFQPELRRALEQLGRGRLFSRSSANDDEEQTKMVEAIIKATEYMAKRRIGALISIERETGMGDYIETGIILNARVSSELLINIFIPNTPLHDGAVIIQKNHVAAAACYLPLSESPFISKELGTRHRAALGISEVTDSITVVVSEETGAVSITKNGELHRDLTPEQFRELLTKELVPATKATSSSRWQWRGKRHDG
- the sigW gene encoding RNA polymerase sigma factor SigW; this encodes MEIFVKKRIKAIKKGDQNAYADIVDLYKDKIYRLCYRMLGNRHEAEDTAQEAFIRAYVNIHTYNPNMKFSSWLYRIATNLAIDKIRKKKPDAYLDEEISGTDGLTMYSQLSSSEASPEETLESLELQETVQKAIEKLPEKYRSVIVLRYIEDLSLQEISEILDLPLGTVKTRIHRGREALRKHLGHL